A genomic region of Rhodohalobacter sp. SW132 contains the following coding sequences:
- a CDS encoding 6-bladed beta-propeller: MRNHFNEERRERKYIFVVLFLVAVGCGTNENDDYAAVPGHVLEMEHIKIFSEEDHENADTIKLIKEQEFRDTEDVYFASVRGFITDESGRVYITDIAPGILTIHVFSPDGEYLTSLGRVGNGPGEFNSLCCLNIRSNRLYVVDKALARITVYSTDSLDLLETVSMDRNNLNSSGQIEGKRLLGHYFFDDETRLLAYITPQRAFEDTPATIHYFTADTAYQELS, encoded by the coding sequence ATGAGAAATCATTTTAACGAAGAGAGGAGAGAAAGAAAATATATTTTTGTAGTACTATTCCTCGTTGCAGTGGGCTGCGGCACAAATGAGAATGATGATTACGCTGCCGTACCGGGTCATGTACTTGAAATGGAACATATTAAGATCTTTTCTGAAGAGGATCATGAAAATGCAGATACCATCAAGCTCATAAAAGAACAGGAATTCAGAGATACGGAAGATGTATACTTTGCCAGCGTCAGAGGGTTTATTACGGATGAATCAGGCAGAGTTTATATTACAGATATTGCTCCGGGAATATTAACAATCCATGTGTTTTCTCCTGATGGAGAGTATTTAACAAGTCTTGGAAGAGTGGGAAACGGGCCAGGTGAGTTTAACAGTCTGTGTTGTTTAAACATACGTTCGAATCGGTTGTATGTAGTTGATAAAGCATTAGCACGGATTACGGTATACTCAACGGACTCATTGGACTTACTGGAAACAGTCAGCATGGATCGGAATAATTTAAACAGTAGCGGACAAATTGAAGGAAAACGATTATTAGGACACTATTTTTTTGATGACGAAACACGGCTTCTCGCTTATATAACTCCACAACGAGCCTTTGAAGATACTCCCGCAACAATTCACTACTTCACCGCAGATACAGCTTATCAGGAGTTGAGTTAA
- a CDS encoding 6-bladed beta-propeller — protein sequence MNPNRYKLAAVHYWMRSETRKVTEISLHHGAFLAVLILVISAISCNREYQPVTESELPEHIQNIENVTLIDPFEGAVPDSMELIQETVFESSEDVFMSGNISNFAVDDAGRVFVVSSVPGHLGVYVFNSDGTYLTTIGRYGQGPGEFEALGAIDVLEDELILFDPRLQKFAVYSLNDFEKTEEKIINLSEATRINQMPAIAKGTDLKLLNNDGMVLEVGMSSLNEESDGTQIFYYKLQRDGTINPERLLEVDRHKRYFLPEREGWAIPITKPFNRSSLVSITQSGTFFTAWTEDFLIKEYDTNGDYIQSLYYPITKSDLSLDQISIADHERRMLRGEEIPDTWPALHTMELDDEGRLWIATITDSKTHFTWQVLNQKGEWIARFQKEGERSRRFVPSKPLIIIKNGYFYTHQREFRQGIDRIIKYKIQRIER from the coding sequence ATGAATCCAAACAGATACAAACTTGCTGCCGTACATTATTGGATGCGAAGTGAAACACGAAAAGTCACTGAGATTTCCTTGCACCACGGTGCTTTCCTGGCAGTACTCATTTTGGTAATATCAGCAATCTCCTGCAACCGGGAGTATCAACCCGTCACAGAATCGGAGCTTCCCGAACATATTCAAAATATCGAAAATGTAACACTTATTGATCCATTTGAAGGGGCAGTCCCGGATTCTATGGAACTGATTCAGGAAACGGTTTTTGAAAGCAGTGAGGACGTTTTTATGAGCGGTAACATTTCAAATTTTGCTGTGGATGACGCTGGCAGGGTCTTTGTCGTTTCAAGTGTGCCGGGTCATCTCGGTGTGTATGTTTTCAATTCTGACGGAACCTATCTGACAACGATTGGCAGATATGGTCAGGGTCCGGGTGAATTTGAAGCCCTCGGTGCCATAGATGTTCTGGAAGATGAACTGATCCTTTTTGACCCAAGACTTCAAAAATTTGCGGTTTACTCCCTGAACGACTTTGAAAAAACTGAGGAGAAGATCATTAATCTTTCAGAAGCAACCCGTATAAATCAAATGCCAGCGATTGCAAAAGGGACAGATTTAAAATTATTAAATAATGACGGAATGGTTTTGGAGGTAGGTATGTCCTCTTTAAATGAAGAGAGTGATGGTACCCAGATTTTCTATTATAAGCTTCAACGGGATGGCACTATAAACCCGGAAAGGCTTTTGGAGGTAGACAGGCATAAACGATATTTCCTCCCTGAACGGGAAGGCTGGGCAATTCCGATTACAAAGCCATTTAACCGAAGTTCTCTGGTGTCAATTACACAGTCGGGAACATTTTTTACTGCGTGGACAGAGGACTTTTTGATTAAAGAGTATGACACGAATGGGGATTATATCCAATCACTATACTACCCAATTACAAAAAGTGATCTTTCTTTGGATCAAATCAGTATTGCAGATCATGAACGAAGAATGCTCAGAGGAGAAGAGATTCCTGACACGTGGCCCGCCTTACACACCATGGAACTGGATGATGAAGGGAGGCTTTGGATAGCCACCATTACAGATAGCAAAACGCATTTCACCTGGCAAGTTCTTAATCAAAAGGGGGAATGGATCGCCCGCTTCCAAAAAGAGGGAGAACGATCAAGACGATTTGTACCGTCTAAGCCTCTGATCATCATCAAAAACGGATATTTTTATACCCATCAAAGAGAATTCCGTCAGGGTATCGACCGGATTATTAAGTATAAAATCCAACGAATTGAAAGATAG
- a CDS encoding 6-bladed beta-propeller has product MNINLNQVPKIILILFVITLGCSGGEPLEEVPENLDQIENLLIYEGDPKPYKKFSFVREITFGENDEVLWGGYISQIEVDTRGRVYITDRFENKIHIYKSDGQFLQSIGRQGEGPGEFQMLWFMHAGQKSLYVLDYMQNKFSTFALDVLNDIEDFYISISDTEEEKPSWINWTRHEGLFYGPTHLYEKPDGNLLVFFGDLNVGAIDNNEIRTLEASSFSLDTGNFSEHDVLSLRADGTALYSDYLILSDVPYKPRAHIDYNGKNLVYGWSNHLLFKVYNENGRYEHAFYYPFMNAEIDVEDFFSMYESMYEVEVEEKNLIRDDISDAWPAFQSLKLDDENRIWVSTIVEDLDVNEWWVLDVSGELIATFEWPSDIPIEVVRNGYIYTREMDEETGVQQVVQYRIESGESR; this is encoded by the coding sequence ATGAATATAAATTTAAATCAGGTACCCAAAATAATATTAATTCTATTTGTTATAACATTAGGATGTTCAGGCGGCGAACCTCTTGAAGAGGTGCCGGAAAATTTAGATCAAATAGAAAACCTTTTGATTTATGAAGGTGACCCAAAACCTTATAAGAAATTTTCATTCGTGCGAGAGATTACATTCGGTGAAAATGATGAGGTTTTATGGGGTGGATATATCAGCCAAATTGAAGTGGATACCAGGGGAAGAGTCTATATTACAGATAGGTTTGAAAATAAAATTCATATTTATAAGTCGGACGGGCAATTCCTTCAAAGCATTGGAAGGCAGGGTGAAGGGCCGGGAGAGTTTCAAATGTTGTGGTTCATGCATGCCGGGCAGAAAAGTCTCTATGTACTGGATTACATGCAAAACAAATTTTCAACCTTTGCTTTAGATGTTTTGAATGATATAGAGGATTTTTATATATCCATTTCTGACACAGAGGAAGAAAAACCCTCCTGGATAAATTGGACCCGGCATGAAGGCCTTTTTTATGGACCCACCCATCTGTATGAGAAGCCAGACGGTAATTTGCTGGTATTTTTTGGCGATTTAAATGTAGGTGCTATTGACAATAATGAAATCCGAACATTGGAAGCTTCTTCTTTCAGCCTCGATACCGGCAATTTTTCAGAGCATGATGTACTCTCATTACGCGCAGATGGAACAGCGCTTTATTCTGATTATTTGATTTTGTCGGATGTACCCTACAAGCCCAGGGCACATATTGACTATAATGGTAAAAATTTAGTTTATGGCTGGTCGAACCATTTGTTGTTTAAAGTCTACAATGAAAATGGAAGATATGAACATGCATTCTATTATCCTTTCATGAATGCAGAGATTGATGTAGAAGATTTTTTTTCTATGTATGAATCTATGTATGAAGTAGAAGTCGAAGAGAAAAACTTAATCCGGGATGATATATCTGATGCCTGGCCGGCTTTTCAATCTTTAAAATTGGACGACGAAAATCGCATATGGGTTTCCACTATAGTGGAAGATCTTGATGTAAACGAATGGTGGGTGCTGGATGTATCAGGGGAATTAATTGCTACGTTTGAATGGCCGAGCGACATACCTATCGAAGTAGTGAGAAATGGTTACATCTACACCCGTGAAATGGATGAAGAAACCGGCGTGCAGCAGGTGGTGCAATATCGGATAGAATCCGGGGAATCGCGATGA
- a CDS encoding BF3164 family lipoprotein yields MTNKSPVLFFKISLCLVFLISACQHADADGYETVSAIAFQEELTANLVSVEGGIELLNPFHILNMDDQYLVITEVREDDFLHVFTLPDLQFQYSWGQHGRGPDEFMFFPRFINQNEKELHFYDAMLQQMRIFGIGDSTLVNLKENSLFYDGQMGSPLNGVLRLNDSLYTAHYELPDENVTNEFVALQPGRSNPVFTFGYYPETDLEDPDRYFSFNKSNMVKPDGSKFAASYFRYNILKIFNSTGETLIAINVQDSFIDEDPNNGEGDILYRTKGWASDSYLYYLGIYTTSDVFDENPDSTYKPFLEIWNWEGQPLYRANFDRHIHSFTVSEEHGKLYGFSTHDIHHIYEYDVSEIINSIRND; encoded by the coding sequence ATGACTAACAAATCACCTGTTCTATTTTTTAAAATCTCTTTATGCTTGGTTTTTCTTATCAGCGCATGCCAGCACGCTGACGCCGATGGCTATGAGACTGTATCGGCAATAGCGTTTCAAGAAGAACTCACTGCAAATCTGGTTTCTGTTGAAGGAGGGATTGAACTTTTGAATCCATTTCATATTCTGAATATGGATGATCAATATCTTGTCATTACAGAAGTGAGGGAGGATGATTTTTTGCACGTATTCACCCTGCCTGACCTTCAGTTTCAATACTCCTGGGGGCAACACGGGCGGGGCCCCGATGAGTTTATGTTTTTCCCCCGCTTCATCAATCAAAATGAGAAAGAACTGCACTTCTACGATGCAATGCTGCAGCAAATGAGGATTTTTGGGATCGGTGATTCAACACTGGTAAATCTGAAAGAGAATTCCCTTTTCTATGATGGTCAAATGGGGAGCCCGTTGAATGGAGTTCTTAGGTTAAATGACAGTCTCTATACTGCACATTATGAATTACCTGATGAGAATGTCACGAACGAGTTTGTTGCATTACAACCCGGTAGAAGTAATCCGGTTTTTACTTTTGGTTACTACCCGGAAACAGACTTAGAAGATCCAGATCGATATTTTAGTTTCAATAAGAGCAACATGGTAAAACCGGACGGATCAAAATTTGCAGCATCGTATTTTCGTTACAATATTTTGAAAATATTCAATAGTACAGGTGAAACATTAATAGCGATCAACGTCCAGGATTCTTTCATTGATGAGGATCCTAATAATGGTGAAGGTGATATTCTTTATCGAACGAAGGGCTGGGCATCCGATTCTTACCTGTATTATTTGGGCATCTACACCACAAGCGACGTTTTTGATGAAAACCCGGATTCAACATATAAACCTTTTTTGGAAATATGGAACTGGGAGGGGCAGCCACTCTATCGTGCAAATTTTGACAGGCACATCCATTCATTTACCGTGTCTGAAGAACATGGAAAACTGTATGGGTTTTCAACACATGACATTCATCATATCTATGAATATGATGTGTCGGAAATTATAAATTCAATAAGGAATGATTGA
- a CDS encoding 6-bladed beta-propeller: MMDRSHNVYASILYVVIIIAIAGCSGNEMPFDQNPEFNLELTFEESYTISEKAIEYNDFLILPDSRVREDGKGQIRTDDQGNIYLPDRSAMTIRVFDENGNYLYNIGRQGNGPGEFTNILSLDLFDDELSVFDRGNNRIVQFLTSGEYLRTIVTDGSQMIPAVSMHRLTNEQYLFLHKASSRIPVENGEKSRQSSFFHIFDRRFSSPRHSFGHVDTLIDANSAFTDMYISGMNTGRVWMEDDTLWFVPGTYSGRIFKYALTDGEWKKADQIEGHLLSDEAILEGSNEAGQISIVVYAPREESFSGKVLSKSLGVFRLNDGRVLHISSQYRDDERQTIVEVFNEEDELEGLGRLDEFTFDGDDRGPGIGPFWKDQNDRFYFLDHSEDAPVLRVGMIRGI; this comes from the coding sequence ATGATGGATAGATCTCATAATGTATACGCATCAATATTGTATGTAGTTATTATTATAGCTATTGCAGGGTGTAGCGGAAATGAGATGCCATTTGATCAGAACCCGGAATTCAATCTGGAATTGACCTTTGAAGAGTCGTATACGATATCAGAAAAAGCAATAGAGTATAATGATTTTTTGATTCTGCCGGATTCAAGGGTTCGGGAAGATGGTAAAGGACAAATCCGAACGGATGATCAGGGGAATATTTACCTGCCGGATCGTTCAGCAATGACGATCAGGGTATTTGATGAAAATGGAAACTATCTCTATAACATTGGCAGACAAGGCAACGGACCGGGAGAGTTTACAAATATATTGTCATTAGATCTGTTTGATGATGAACTGTCGGTATTTGACAGAGGGAATAACCGGATTGTTCAGTTTTTAACATCGGGAGAATATCTTCGCACAATTGTAACGGATGGGAGTCAAATGATTCCTGCGGTTTCAATGCATAGATTAACTAATGAGCAATATCTGTTTTTACATAAAGCTTCCAGCCGTATACCTGTAGAGAATGGAGAAAAGAGTAGACAATCCTCGTTTTTTCACATTTTCGACCGACGGTTTTCAAGTCCTCGCCATTCATTTGGCCATGTTGATACCTTAATAGATGCAAACTCTGCATTCACAGATATGTATATCAGCGGGATGAACACAGGCAGGGTATGGATGGAGGATGATACTCTATGGTTTGTACCCGGCACATACAGCGGCCGGATTTTCAAGTATGCGTTAACCGATGGTGAATGGAAAAAGGCAGATCAGATCGAAGGACACCTTCTTTCTGATGAAGCCATTCTGGAAGGAAGTAATGAAGCCGGTCAAATATCCATTGTTGTCTATGCCCCAAGAGAGGAATCTTTTTCAGGAAAAGTGTTGAGTAAGAGTTTAGGGGTTTTCAGATTAAATGACGGACGTGTGCTGCATATCAGTTCCCAATATCGTGATGACGAACGACAAACAATTGTAGAAGTTTTCAATGAAGAGGATGAATTGGAGGGACTTGGGAGGTTGGATGAGTTCACGTTTGATGGAGATGATCGGGGCCCCGGAATCGGTCCGTTTTGGAAAGATCAAAATGATCGCTTTTATTTCCTGGATCATTCAGAAGATGCCCCGGTGTTGAGGGTTGGTATGATACGAGGCATATGA
- a CDS encoding BF3164 family lipoprotein: MKIYIACFFLLIVFISSCNEVERTQLSEFQEMINNGEIPEHLQGLENLKIWSPDSKPSFSLRFIEHGYFGSSTEVHVTVSGNGAIGVDNEGRVFIADRESFSVHAFQSDGGYITSIGRRGRGPGEFLSMGNLKIDSKNIYVYDSLQLRIIIFSLESLSHTQSVDLNPQNWRHIEELRTKGPTDYYPVNGGNFLIKFANSILEIESSKGENNSFSYYLVNQRGEIISDLILNQEGRPHEFISFQNNRFSVTLPYMGEPLIELSHEGSIFSANSHLFFIKKYSPGGDYSEAFFLSLRKNHFAQRGFN; this comes from the coding sequence ATGAAGATTTACATTGCATGTTTTTTCTTACTTATTGTTTTTATATCAAGTTGTAATGAAGTAGAAAGAACTCAACTTTCTGAATTTCAGGAAATGATAAATAATGGAGAGATCCCCGAACATTTACAGGGTTTGGAAAATTTGAAAATCTGGTCACCTGATTCCAAACCTTCCTTCTCATTGCGATTTATTGAACATGGGTACTTTGGCAGCTCCACAGAGGTTCATGTAACGGTGAGTGGCAACGGAGCAATTGGGGTAGATAATGAGGGAAGAGTATTCATTGCAGATCGAGAAAGTTTTTCAGTTCACGCTTTTCAATCAGATGGCGGTTATATAACATCAATCGGAAGAAGAGGCAGAGGGCCGGGGGAATTTCTCAGTATGGGTAATTTGAAAATCGATTCAAAAAATATCTATGTATACGATTCTTTACAGCTACGAATTATCATATTCTCATTAGAATCACTTTCTCATACTCAGAGTGTTGATTTGAATCCACAAAATTGGCGTCACATTGAAGAGCTGAGAACCAAAGGGCCAACTGATTACTATCCAGTAAATGGCGGTAATTTTTTGATAAAGTTTGCCAACTCAATTTTGGAAATAGAGAGCTCAAAAGGTGAAAACAACTCATTTTCATATTACCTGGTTAATCAAAGAGGTGAGATTATTTCTGATTTGATATTAAATCAGGAAGGCAGGCCTCATGAGTTTATTTCATTTCAAAACAACCGCTTTTCGGTTACATTACCATATATGGGAGAACCTTTAATTGAACTATCACATGAAGGATCTATTTTTTCTGCTAATTCTCATCTGTTTTTCATAAAAAAATACAGCCCTGGAGGCGATTATTCAGAAGCTTTTTTTTTATCCTTACGAAAAAATCACTTTGCGCAGAGAGGATTTAATTAA
- a CDS encoding 6-bladed beta-propeller: protein MKKLPFYEQYNLMDYGPANLRLFQIISCGVLLVLLLFSGSCSHQNQADNLPEHARDLENLIVYDSEPEPEFDINFQQTLKFGDSEDVLIGQPGRFVVDGQNKVYLSDLKQNRIHVFRDDGHYLKSIGREGEGPGEFRNISSLKTFSNMLYASDANLQRITVFSLDSLALNRTILLRQDEKPDIEEMKDSFLRHFFVRQDGTFLMSFGQPFRLDKPTGKKIPFFNIDSEGRFITDKIFELEDSRYLISEGPGQPTIGMASPFHGKPLVAVSGDDHIFSARTDEFLIQTHDSEGNYLQAFYHPFQKTRLTSNEALDHPENRFDRETFENMIENTDLPETWPALSGMFMDDEDQLWVSAIVEDFDIYEWWVLEETGELITKFEWPRNEPIEVVKNGKMYTRQIDEETGLEQVVRYRVEID, encoded by the coding sequence ATGAAAAAACTTCCTTTTTATGAACAGTACAACCTAATGGACTACGGTCCCGCCAACCTTCGTTTGTTTCAAATCATCAGTTGCGGGGTTCTTCTCGTATTACTTCTTTTCAGCGGTTCCTGTTCGCATCAGAATCAGGCTGATAACCTTCCCGAACATGCAAGAGATCTTGAAAACCTTATTGTATACGATTCAGAACCTGAGCCGGAATTCGATATTAACTTTCAACAGACGTTGAAATTTGGAGATTCTGAAGATGTATTAATAGGACAACCCGGAAGATTTGTGGTTGACGGACAGAACAAGGTATACCTCAGTGACTTAAAACAGAATCGTATTCATGTGTTTCGAGATGATGGGCATTACTTGAAAAGTATTGGAAGAGAAGGGGAAGGGCCTGGTGAATTTCGAAATATTTCCAGCCTGAAAACCTTTTCAAACATGCTATATGCAAGTGATGCCAATTTGCAACGAATTACTGTTTTTTCACTTGATTCACTTGCTCTCAACCGGACCATTCTACTCAGGCAGGATGAGAAACCCGATATCGAGGAAATGAAAGATTCATTTCTCAGGCATTTCTTTGTAAGGCAAGACGGCACCTTTCTGATGAGTTTTGGTCAGCCGTTCAGACTGGATAAACCAACAGGTAAAAAAATTCCCTTTTTTAATATAGACAGTGAAGGACGTTTCATAACGGATAAAATTTTTGAATTAGAAGATAGCAGGTACCTAATCAGTGAAGGACCGGGTCAGCCAACCATCGGAATGGCTTCACCATTTCATGGGAAACCTTTGGTAGCCGTTTCGGGGGACGACCACATTTTTTCAGCACGTACGGATGAGTTTTTAATTCAAACACATGACTCGGAAGGAAATTATTTGCAGGCATTTTATCACCCGTTTCAGAAAACCAGGCTTACAAGTAATGAAGCATTAGACCATCCCGAAAATCGATTTGACAGAGAAACGTTTGAAAATATGATTGAAAATACCGATTTACCAGAGACCTGGCCGGCTCTTTCGGGGATGTTTATGGATGATGAGGACCAGCTTTGGGTGTCTGCCATAGTTGAGGATTTTGACATCTACGAATGGTGGGTTTTGGAAGAAACCGGAGAACTCATCACCAAATTCGAATGGCCGCGGAATGAACCTATAGAAGTGGTAAAGAACGGCAAGATGTACACCCGCCAAATTGATGAAGAGACCGGTTTGGAGCAAGTGGTGCGGTATCGGGTGGAGATAGATTGA
- a CDS encoding 6-bladed beta-propeller — MHKFIFLLLPIVFYGCSQQETEPLPDYLQELENLTVYSADRKPNEIISFQKDVEYGDTGEVLIGRMGEVAVNENGRVYIADSDQLKIKVYAPDGQFLTRLGRRGEGPGEFIELSGIQTSQNRLFTFDRNQQRAVVFDTETLSYNQMISLAGNRNEIQELRGSYLNKFYPRNDGSFLMLFLASNTAEGVNDWDKIETRTLSYLLDESGNVDSEKLFERTSSYQVILPLGGRSVGMPVKFYGALLTDQSDDDHIYLAWSEDFLIKKYSPAGEYMDAFYYNVPRVSLDPENAFPEAGPELIREAARSAEIPETAPVLDEMHIDDENRLWISTIVEDFDVYEWWVLEETGELITTFEWPRDEPIEVVRNGMMYTRETDEETGLQQVVRYQIEMEEM; from the coding sequence ATGCATAAATTCATTTTTCTTCTCTTACCCATCGTTTTTTATGGATGTTCTCAGCAAGAAACAGAACCCCTACCGGATTATCTTCAGGAATTGGAAAATCTCACCGTCTACTCGGCGGATAGGAAACCTAACGAAATCATATCCTTTCAAAAGGATGTCGAATACGGTGATACCGGCGAGGTATTGATTGGGCGAATGGGAGAAGTGGCTGTTAATGAGAATGGCCGGGTTTACATCGCTGATTCAGATCAGTTAAAAATCAAGGTATATGCGCCAGATGGACAGTTTTTAACCCGTTTGGGGCGCCGTGGTGAAGGGCCTGGTGAGTTTATTGAATTATCTGGTATTCAAACATCTCAAAACCGCCTGTTTACTTTTGATCGTAATCAGCAGCGGGCTGTTGTTTTTGATACTGAAACTCTCTCTTACAACCAGATGATTTCACTTGCCGGAAATAGAAACGAAATACAGGAACTGCGGGGATCTTATTTGAACAAGTTCTACCCCAGGAATGACGGTTCGTTCCTGATGCTGTTTTTAGCCTCGAATACAGCAGAAGGGGTCAATGACTGGGATAAAATTGAAACCCGGACTTTGTCGTATCTATTAGATGAGAGCGGGAATGTTGATTCAGAAAAACTGTTCGAGCGTACATCATCCTACCAGGTTATCCTGCCATTAGGAGGACGAAGTGTGGGAATGCCTGTGAAGTTTTACGGAGCTTTGCTGACGGATCAGTCAGATGATGATCATATCTATCTGGCCTGGTCTGAGGATTTTCTGATCAAAAAATATAGTCCGGCCGGAGAGTATATGGACGCATTTTATTATAATGTACCCCGTGTTTCACTGGATCCGGAGAACGCATTCCCGGAAGCGGGTCCGGAGCTCATTAGGGAAGCCGCTCGATCTGCAGAGATCCCTGAAACTGCACCGGTATTGGATGAAATGCACATTGACGACGAAAACCGACTGTGGATCTCGACTATTGTGGAGGATTTTGACGTCTACGAATGGTGGGTTTTAGAAGAGACCGGAGAACTCATCACCACATTCGAATGGCCGCGGGATGAACCGATTGAGGTTGTGAGAAACGGGATGATGTACACCCGCGAAACGGATGAGGAAACCGGTTTGCAGCAGGTGGTGAGGTATCAGATAGAGATGGAAGAAATGTAG
- a CDS encoding 6-bladed beta-propeller, whose product MKHYPVGFIVIYLIFIGCQEVDDREPPETVSVVLNEFVSSAPYQYINLDEVELQEIVLSEEDIIYHLHREVKEEEPLLGHLTIFTYNDEQFYVYDAVTNAIFKIDKNGTIEGPLTREGRGPGELGLVRNIKANDQYIWVSDAINARINRYTHDLVSVDFPVEISSFLDLNDEFVFLENNKSSGISPVKPDQGRIAVLSMDSLTDTLTTILPRIVPSGYQPQLYNTPRVVINQNNSTVANYYFLPWLILFDKDFNHSSTIIVEYSKFEEMDIPPMDFFKHLTNEGFGGVRPITEYKLMDNGDIFISVRRELIRLTPLQNGDYQVAGRYRFHHYMQDEPLWISDIFQTDRKDRITIGSWEYLFRVELPD is encoded by the coding sequence ATGAAACACTATCCTGTCGGATTCATCGTAATTTACCTGATTTTTATCGGTTGTCAGGAGGTCGATGATAGAGAACCACCGGAAACTGTCTCCGTTGTACTGAATGAGTTCGTCAGTTCTGCCCCGTATCAGTATATAAATCTTGATGAAGTTGAGCTGCAGGAAATTGTTTTAAGTGAGGAAGATATTATTTATCACCTCCATCGTGAAGTAAAAGAAGAGGAACCATTACTCGGTCATCTTACAATATTCACGTATAATGATGAACAGTTCTATGTCTATGATGCTGTGACTAATGCAATTTTTAAGATTGATAAGAACGGAACCATTGAAGGCCCGTTAACCAGGGAAGGACGTGGGCCCGGGGAACTCGGTTTGGTCAGAAATATAAAAGCCAATGATCAATACATCTGGGTTTCCGATGCAATAAATGCCCGTATTAATCGCTACACGCATGATTTAGTTTCGGTTGACTTTCCTGTTGAGATTTCCAGCTTTTTGGATTTGAATGATGAGTTTGTGTTTCTGGAAAATAACAAAAGCAGCGGTATATCCCCTGTAAAGCCTGATCAGGGACGAATTGCAGTACTTTCCATGGATTCGTTGACTGATACACTCACAACGATTTTGCCCCGAATTGTTCCCTCCGGTTATCAGCCGCAGCTATATAATACCCCGCGGGTGGTGATTAATCAGAATAATAGTACTGTTGCAAATTACTACTTCCTGCCGTGGTTAATCTTGTTTGATAAAGATTTTAATCACTCATCTACCATAATTGTAGAATATTCTAAATTTGAAGAGATGGATATTCCACCGATGGACTTTTTCAAACATCTGACTAACGAAGGTTTTGGTGGAGTCAGGCCAATTACGGAATACAAGTTGATGGATAATGGGGACATTTTCATATCCGTGCGCAGGGAGTTAATACGCCTTACTCCATTACAAAATGGGGACTATCAAGTAGCCGGAAGATACAGGTTTCACCACTACATGCAGGATGAACCATTATGGATATCAGATATTTTTCAAACAGATCGTAAGGATAGGATAACTATTGGAAGCTGGGAATATCTTTTTCGGGTTGAATTGCCTGATTGA